In one Campylobacter insulaenigrae NCTC 12927 genomic region, the following are encoded:
- the flgB gene encoding flagellar basal body rod protein FlgB, with protein MISPFKSKELVVNALAGRNLRSQMISSNLANVDTPFYKARDIEFETALVNRANEIFKRKDTKELELANTDTNHQKPWKFPDPNKSTIYLRDGHLARNDANTVDLDVETTEMSKNTMMISALDGVLKRQGNLFSTIIETSSKLG; from the coding sequence GCCCTTTTAAATCAAAAGAACTTGTTGTTAATGCATTAGCGGGTAGAAATTTGAGAAGTCAAATGATAAGTTCTAATCTCGCAAATGTTGACACTCCTTTTTATAAAGCAAGAGATATCGAATTTGAAACTGCTTTAGTTAATCGAGCAAATGAAATTTTCAAAAGAAAAGATACTAAAGAACTTGAACTTGCAAATACTGATACAAATCATCAAAAACCTTGGAAATTTCCAGATCCAAATAAATCTACAATTTATTTAAGAGATGGACATTTAGCAAGAAATGATGCCAATACAGTTGATCTAGATGTAGAAACTACAGAAATGAGTAAAAACACTATGATGATTTCTGCTTTAGATGGTGTCTTAAAAAGACAAGGTAATCTTTTTTCAACTATTATTGAAACAAGTTCAAAATTAGGCTAG
- the flgC gene encoding flagellar basal body rod protein FlgC, with product MAYLSDFDISGYGLSAQRFRMNVISSNIANANTTRTAEGGPYRRREVIFKATDFSEILNKQIEKNSNFLEYENPLNDPASQKDAKPAIMSVVVDKVVRDDKDFRMKFDPSHPDANEQGYVAFPNINPVIEMADLIEATRAYQANVSAFTSTKTIAQSAVDLLRG from the coding sequence ATGGCTTATTTAAGTGATTTTGACATTAGTGGATACGGACTTAGTGCTCAACGTTTTAGAATGAATGTAATTAGCTCAAATATAGCTAATGCAAATACAACTAGAACAGCTGAAGGCGGTCCTTATAGAAGAAGAGAAGTGATTTTTAAAGCAACTGATTTTAGTGAAATTTTAAACAAACAAATAGAAAAAAATAGTAATTTTTTGGAATATGAAAATCCACTTAATGATCCGGCTTCACAAAAAGATGCAAAACCTGCTATAATGAGTGTTGTGGTTGATAAAGTGGTAAGAGATGATAAGGATTTTCGTATGAAGTTTGATCCATCTCATCCAGATGCAAATGAACAAGGTTATGTCGCATTTCCAAATATCAATCCTGTAATAGAAATGGCTGATTTAATAGAAGCAACTAGAGCTTATCAAGCAAATGTAAGTGCATTTACTAGCA